Proteins found in one Salinibacter grassmerensis genomic segment:
- a CDS encoding peroxidase family protein, with protein MRTPTLDLDNVYGMGPEATPFLYRGGRGDFADIKLLTAENGTAAEITGEDGDTVDQPRGLREHDLWRSPDGTAVIGDPRNDENRVISQLQLAMIRFHNATVDYLYENGLEGEELEGAELFEEARRLVRWHYQYVIIEDYLPKICGKAVVDRIKGRGREFYCPSGGEPYIPIEFSVAAYRFGHSMMPERIQVQKGGTAYELFGRTFGIGFRPLDDENAVVDWHELTETGEDRHVQNAEELDTKLATDLLDLRFIREGESSLATRNLLRGQTFLLPSGEEVAQQMGRPASEIDRVADEARDTAEPAADLSGGIPLWFYVLTEAEELGREDAPEEFEDGEGLGPVGAQIVAETLYGLIELDDRSYLATNRNWDPKDDGVGPRTLGQMLTYGQPDTIP; from the coding sequence GTGCGCACTCCCACCCTCGACCTGGACAATGTTTACGGGATGGGGCCGGAGGCGACCCCGTTCCTCTACCGGGGCGGACGCGGAGACTTTGCCGACATCAAGCTTTTAACCGCCGAGAACGGAACCGCCGCCGAGATTACCGGCGAGGATGGAGACACTGTCGACCAGCCCAGGGGGCTTCGGGAGCACGACCTATGGCGCTCCCCCGATGGGACGGCCGTAATCGGTGACCCGCGAAACGACGAAAACCGGGTTATCTCTCAGCTCCAACTGGCGATGATCCGTTTCCACAACGCGACGGTCGACTATCTCTACGAGAATGGCCTAGAGGGGGAAGAGCTCGAAGGCGCCGAGTTGTTTGAAGAGGCTCGTCGCCTGGTGCGTTGGCACTACCAGTACGTGATCATCGAGGACTACCTCCCGAAGATCTGTGGGAAGGCCGTCGTCGACCGAATTAAGGGTCGGGGACGGGAGTTTTATTGCCCGAGTGGTGGGGAGCCGTACATCCCGATTGAGTTTTCGGTGGCGGCCTACCGATTTGGACACTCGATGATGCCGGAGCGCATTCAGGTCCAGAAAGGCGGGACCGCTTACGAGCTCTTCGGCCGCACCTTTGGCATCGGGTTTCGGCCTCTGGACGACGAAAACGCGGTCGTCGACTGGCACGAGCTGACCGAGACCGGTGAGGATCGCCATGTCCAAAACGCCGAGGAGCTAGATACGAAACTCGCGACGGACCTCCTGGACCTCCGGTTTATCCGAGAGGGGGAGTCCTCGCTCGCTACACGCAATCTGCTTCGCGGGCAAACCTTTCTTTTGCCCTCCGGCGAGGAAGTAGCCCAGCAGATGGGACGACCGGCCAGCGAGATCGACCGGGTGGCCGACGAGGCCCGCGACACGGCCGAGCCGGCAGCGGATCTCTCTGGTGGGATTCCGCTCTGGTTCTATGTTCTGACTGAGGCAGAGGAGCTCGGGCGTGAGGACGCGCCGGAGGAGTTCGAAGACGGGGAAGGTCTTGGGCCGGTCGGAGCGCAGATCGTGGCCGAGACCCTCTACGGCCTGATCGAACTAGACGACCGGTCCTATTTGGCAACGAATCGGAACTGGGATCCAAAAGACGACGGGGTCGGGCCTCGAACGCTCGGCCAGATGCTGACCTACGGGCAGCCGGACACGATTCCGTAG
- a CDS encoding CopG family ribbon-helix-helix protein: MKSTVTVRLDDDLDRELTEVSEAIGQSRSEIVRDALRRQLSVLRFEELGEQVMPFAEARGYLTDEDVFEDVS, from the coding sequence ATGAAATCAACTGTGACCGTTCGACTCGATGATGACCTTGACCGAGAGCTCACTGAAGTGTCGGAGGCCATCGGGCAGAGCCGAAGCGAAATCGTGCGCGATGCGCTCCGCCGGCAGCTCTCGGTGCTCCGCTTCGAGGAGCTCGGAGAACAGGTCATGCCGTTTGCTGAGGCGCGAGGGTATCTCACTGACGAAGATGTCTTCGAGGACGTATCCTGA
- a CDS encoding methyl-accepting chemotaxis protein: protein MIPIILVVGLGVVAAGVVVSMRIGDDVRQAAQEKAESSAARFTERMQAINRLRLQMVRSGIRALKDEARQLGTPALRGRTSLEGKAVPDLQFGRVSQVGRYQLPDQVTEQLGGTATLFVRDGDTFVRVSTNVTKDDGSRAVGTVLNPDGNAYAAITDGESYYGIVDILGDKYLTGYEPMRDAQGDVVGIWYVGYELSGMKALEASVQETRILENGFLAVLDGEGEVMFNSKHISPNKLQSALANEGGSSKKGSSKGKAWNVRRSTFEAWGFTIVAAYPDRDINAQLTGARRMIFLFGSALLVIIAGILYVAARRTVIGPIQELAAAADAAADGDYSVHVERDTQDEVGRLAASFNTMVRQIQEAMTQMEEKSEAAREAAREAKAAKAKANEQRAYLSENIETMLDAMNRFADGDLTVQARLEDADGDLSDQKAMMDRLFEEFNQAVRSIRRLLSDVKEAADETASASSQISASSDQMAASAEEQSAQAEEVAAAVEELNQTISENAKSVHSAAEAAESGSRQAERGGEVVGQTTEKMEEIAGAVGETADTIERLGQSSEKIGKVIEQIDEIAQQTNLLALNAAIEAARAGGESGSQTGQGFAVVAEEVRELAEEADRATTEIAEMIEQVQSETSEAVESARRSSRKAEEGLELAGQAGEAIEEVVGSIGKVEKQADEIAAASEEQSTTSEEIAQSVQSISAAAQESAQGVTEVAGASEDLEGTVRRLREGVEAFDLGAEARSHREGAPNPGAPEPGSPKPAPGEYGGDGHSSTAGSL from the coding sequence ATGATTCCGATTATTCTCGTGGTCGGACTGGGCGTGGTGGCAGCGGGGGTTGTCGTCTCGATGCGAATTGGCGACGATGTCCGGCAAGCCGCCCAGGAGAAAGCCGAAAGCAGTGCGGCGCGCTTCACAGAGCGGATGCAAGCCATCAACCGGCTCCGCCTGCAGATGGTACGCAGTGGAATACGGGCCCTGAAAGACGAGGCCCGGCAACTCGGCACCCCTGCTCTGCGAGGACGAACGTCGCTTGAGGGGAAAGCGGTGCCGGACCTGCAGTTTGGCCGTGTCAGCCAGGTGGGCCGCTATCAACTGCCGGATCAGGTTACCGAGCAACTTGGGGGGACGGCCACGCTGTTTGTGCGCGACGGCGACACGTTCGTTCGCGTTAGCACCAACGTGACAAAAGACGACGGCAGCCGAGCCGTGGGAACTGTTCTGAATCCGGACGGCAACGCCTACGCGGCCATCACCGACGGGGAGTCCTACTACGGAATTGTCGACATCTTGGGAGACAAATACCTGACGGGATACGAACCGATGCGGGATGCCCAGGGCGACGTGGTGGGCATCTGGTACGTAGGGTATGAGCTGAGTGGAATGAAGGCGCTTGAAGCATCCGTCCAGGAGACCCGCATCTTGGAGAACGGGTTCTTGGCCGTGCTGGACGGGGAAGGAGAGGTTATGTTCAACTCAAAGCACATCAGTCCCAACAAGCTACAGTCTGCACTTGCCAACGAGGGCGGGTCCAGTAAGAAGGGGAGCAGTAAAGGAAAGGCGTGGAACGTGCGGCGGTCAACCTTCGAAGCGTGGGGATTCACAATTGTCGCCGCCTATCCGGATCGTGACATCAATGCCCAGCTCACTGGCGCACGGAGGATGATTTTTCTCTTCGGCAGTGCCCTCCTCGTCATCATCGCCGGCATCCTGTACGTGGCGGCGCGGCGGACGGTTATTGGCCCGATACAGGAGTTGGCCGCCGCTGCAGATGCTGCCGCGGACGGGGATTACAGCGTGCACGTGGAGCGCGACACGCAGGATGAGGTGGGGCGACTGGCCGCTTCATTCAACACGATGGTGCGCCAAATCCAGGAGGCAATGACCCAGATGGAAGAGAAAAGTGAGGCGGCCCGTGAGGCGGCCCGTGAGGCGAAGGCCGCCAAGGCCAAAGCGAATGAGCAGCGTGCCTATCTCAGCGAGAACATCGAGACGATGCTGGACGCGATGAACCGGTTCGCCGACGGGGACCTGACGGTGCAGGCACGCCTTGAGGACGCCGACGGCGATCTCAGTGACCAAAAGGCCATGATGGACCGCCTCTTCGAGGAATTCAACCAGGCGGTAAGGAGCATTCGCCGGCTTCTCTCAGATGTGAAAGAGGCGGCAGACGAGACCGCCTCCGCGTCGAGCCAGATCTCTGCGTCGTCGGACCAGATGGCCGCCAGCGCCGAGGAGCAGTCCGCCCAGGCCGAGGAGGTGGCCGCGGCGGTCGAGGAGCTGAACCAGACGATCAGCGAGAACGCCAAGAGCGTCCACTCGGCGGCCGAGGCGGCGGAGTCCGGCAGCCGGCAGGCCGAGCGCGGCGGGGAGGTCGTCGGCCAGACCACCGAGAAGATGGAAGAGATTGCAGGAGCGGTCGGGGAGACCGCCGACACGATCGAGCGGCTCGGCCAGTCCAGCGAGAAGATCGGCAAGGTCATCGAGCAGATCGACGAGATTGCCCAGCAGACCAACCTGCTCGCCCTGAACGCGGCGATTGAGGCGGCTCGGGCTGGCGGGGAGTCCGGGAGCCAGACCGGCCAGGGCTTTGCGGTGGTGGCCGAGGAGGTCCGGGAGCTTGCGGAGGAGGCCGACCGGGCCACGACCGAGATCGCCGAGATGATCGAGCAGGTCCAGTCCGAGACCAGCGAGGCGGTCGAGTCGGCCCGCCGGAGCAGCCGGAAGGCGGAGGAGGGGCTGGAGCTGGCCGGGCAGGCCGGGGAGGCGATCGAGGAGGTGGTCGGCTCGATCGGGAAGGTCGAGAAGCAGGCCGACGAGATTGCGGCGGCCTCCGAGGAGCAGTCCACCACCAGCGAGGAGATAGCCCAGAGCGTCCAGTCGATCTCGGCGGCGGCCCAGGAGTCCGCCCAGGGAGTGACGGAGGTTGCCGGGGCGTCGGAGGACCTGGAGGGGACGGTTCGGCGGCTGCGAGAGGGGGTCGAGGCGTTCGATCTGGGAGCAGAAGCCCGCTCCCACCGGGAAGGGGCTCCCAATCCGGGGGCTCCCGAGCCGGGGTCTCCCAAGCCGGCGCCAGGGGAATACGGAGGCGACGGGCACTCCTCCACCGCTGGCTCTCTGTAG
- a CDS encoding LytR/AlgR family response regulator transcription factor, whose product MHVLIVEDEPMVARRLKRLTRLILGDNARIDHADRLTGAHERLFDEGIDILLLDLNLRGEDGFDLLRTSVSGRFHTIVVSAHTDRAIEAFELGVLDFVGKPFGRERLVEAFQRVRTPSERSHPSAKYLAVRKHGNTVLIDIDRVHYLEAAGAYTELILHDGTTELHDKSLGRLVTLLPEDFVRIHRSYVARLSTIAYLRAHEGSRYDVQLDDGTTLPTGRTRVQSLRDRLL is encoded by the coding sequence ATGCACGTCCTGATCGTCGAAGACGAACCGATGGTGGCGCGGCGCCTGAAGCGCCTTACGCGGTTGATTCTCGGGGACAACGCGCGGATCGACCACGCCGACCGGCTCACCGGCGCCCACGAGCGGCTGTTCGACGAGGGGATCGACATCCTGCTCCTCGACCTCAACCTGCGCGGCGAGGACGGCTTCGACCTGCTGAGGACATCCGTTTCGGGGCGCTTCCACACCATCGTGGTGTCGGCGCACACCGACCGGGCGATCGAAGCGTTCGAGCTGGGTGTGCTCGACTTCGTCGGTAAACCGTTTGGACGGGAGCGGCTTGTGGAGGCCTTCCAGCGCGTCCGGACCCCATCGGAACGAAGTCATCCATCAGCCAAGTACCTCGCCGTACGTAAGCACGGAAACACGGTGCTCATTGACATCGACCGCGTGCACTACCTGGAGGCCGCTGGTGCCTACACCGAACTCATCCTCCACGACGGCACTACAGAGCTTCACGACAAGTCGCTCGGCCGCCTCGTGACGCTTTTGCCGGAGGATTTTGTGCGCATCCACCGCTCGTACGTCGCCCGACTGAGCACGATTGCCTACCTGCGTGCCCACGAGGGCAGCCGTTACGACGTGCAGCTCGACGACGGCACAACACTGCCTACGGGACGGACACGGGTTCAGTCTCTCCGGGATCGGCTCTTGTAG
- a CDS encoding histidine kinase, whose protein sequence is MPRLSLLVLIAACGLVSCAGPASAWGQSTDPQAFWEGKVRFGDDPRWSDPAYDDSDWPTRRLHPAPDMQGVHWVRVPVTLDSLQAGPGAMGVKLSVLAATEVYWDGVRLGRNGRVGASRGQEEPGRINRVFHVPDSLLAPDEHLIAVRLSNHYMPPDYAYYLYTFEVGDYAALLDDRDAWSLLPLLFLGGFFLVTVYCAALYVLDHRRVALGLFSLLYLCITLLLGAESSRYVVGYTYDWHPLRMQAITALTGAVAGLLPLSFLYQFDVPWKRPVMAGLGGLLALSILLPDAADFRHYWMFWSALSVSLGVVGWAVYHRRPGAMLALVGVGTGIAGLVASGWWFIDTYFVPAFAVIVGALLGTLALRSQEQERRRRQAELTAVRLENELLKKHLQPHFLMNTLTAAMEWLEAEPEVGVRFVEALAEELRLLASISDQDTIPLRREIELCRLHLEVMGYRQDHTYRLCANGIDPEATVPPALLHTLLENALTHNRYDDLTVTFNLRGEALDGGRRYVLHAPRGANSDLSSAETEEGTGLRYVEARLREQYGDDWTLQSVPTSGEDGLAWTTTIEIYDRP, encoded by the coding sequence ATGCCTCGCCTCTCTCTTCTCGTCCTTATCGCGGCGTGCGGACTGGTATCGTGCGCAGGACCCGCTTCCGCCTGGGGACAGTCGACTGACCCGCAGGCTTTCTGGGAGGGCAAAGTGCGCTTCGGTGACGACCCGCGCTGGTCCGATCCGGCCTACGACGATAGCGACTGGCCAACCCGGCGTCTCCACCCGGCGCCCGATATGCAGGGCGTCCACTGGGTTCGAGTGCCGGTGACGCTGGATTCTCTCCAGGCTGGGCCGGGGGCAATGGGCGTGAAGCTGTCCGTGCTGGCCGCCACGGAGGTATACTGGGACGGCGTGCGTCTCGGCCGGAACGGCCGGGTCGGGGCCTCGAGGGGCCAGGAGGAGCCCGGCCGCATCAACCGCGTCTTCCACGTGCCCGATTCGCTGCTCGCGCCTGACGAGCACCTCATCGCCGTGCGGCTGTCCAACCACTACATGCCGCCCGACTATGCGTACTACCTCTACACCTTTGAGGTTGGTGACTACGCCGCCCTGCTCGACGACAGGGATGCCTGGTCGCTCCTGCCCCTCCTGTTTCTGGGCGGGTTTTTCCTCGTGACGGTGTATTGTGCCGCGCTGTACGTGCTCGACCACCGCCGCGTGGCCCTCGGCTTGTTCAGCCTACTCTACCTGTGCATCACCCTCCTGCTCGGCGCCGAGAGCTCGCGGTATGTCGTCGGCTACACGTACGACTGGCACCCCCTTCGGATGCAGGCCATCACGGCCCTCACCGGTGCCGTGGCGGGGCTCCTGCCGCTCTCGTTCCTGTATCAGTTCGACGTGCCGTGGAAGCGCCCGGTAATGGCCGGGCTCGGCGGGCTACTCGCCTTGTCAATCCTCCTCCCTGACGCGGCGGACTTTCGGCACTACTGGATGTTCTGGAGCGCACTCAGCGTGTCACTCGGCGTGGTTGGGTGGGCCGTCTACCACCGGCGCCCGGGCGCCATGCTCGCCCTCGTCGGCGTGGGCACCGGCATCGCCGGACTCGTGGCGTCTGGGTGGTGGTTCATCGACACTTACTTCGTGCCGGCCTTTGCGGTCATTGTAGGAGCACTGCTGGGGACGCTGGCCCTGCGCTCCCAGGAGCAGGAACGACGGCGCCGGCAGGCCGAGCTGACGGCCGTCCGTCTCGAAAATGAGCTGCTTAAGAAACACCTTCAGCCCCACTTCCTGATGAACACGCTCACCGCCGCGATGGAGTGGCTGGAGGCCGAGCCAGAGGTGGGGGTTCGGTTCGTGGAGGCGCTGGCCGAGGAGCTGCGCCTGTTGGCCAGTATCTCGGACCAGGACACCATTCCGCTACGTCGAGAGATAGAGCTGTGCCGGCTGCACCTGGAGGTGATGGGCTACCGGCAGGACCACACCTACCGCCTGTGCGCCAACGGCATCGATCCGGAGGCGACGGTGCCCCCGGCACTCCTCCACACCCTCTTGGAAAACGCGCTTACCCACAATCGCTACGACGATCTCACAGTAACCTTTAACCTTCGAGGAGAGGCGCTGGACGGTGGGCGGCGCTACGTGCTCCACGCGCCGCGTGGGGCCAACTCGGATCTTTCCTCCGCGGAGACGGAGGAAGGCACCGGCCTCCGCTACGTGGAGGCACGGCTCCGCGAGCAGTACGGAGACGACTGGACCCTCCAGTCCGTCCCTACGTCCGGTGAGGACGGGCTGGCCTGGACCACCACCATCGAAATTTACGACCGGCCGTAG
- a CDS encoding sensor histidine kinase, which translates to MERQLEKHLGSPDDIPRELEDFIQAVDKSYTQADEDRELLERSLELTSEELVERNERLRDELARRRESEKKLLEAKKQAEEAKEQAEEAKERAEKMVQLKNAFLANMSHEIRTPLTSILGFAGAIGDEVEALKKQFGEADFSQLTYFSRLIEKGGTRLLETLEGVLNLSKLESGQMELSSAPVDLSGQASQVAQEFRAKANEKELELKIQKDKTPLEAWADEGGVQIVLQNLISNAIKYTEPGGEVCVRSYRQNGSAVIEVEDTGIGMKPEAAEDLFEPFRQASKGMSRKYEGTGVGLAVTQKAIEQMDGSIEVETQKGEGSCFALRLPLTEEKPAPA; encoded by the coding sequence TTGGAGCGACAGCTTGAGAAGCACCTAGGCAGCCCGGATGACATTCCCCGAGAGCTGGAAGACTTTATTCAGGCGGTAGACAAGTCCTACACCCAAGCCGACGAAGACCGAGAATTGCTCGAACGGTCGCTGGAGCTGACCTCCGAGGAGCTTGTCGAGCGCAACGAGCGTCTCCGTGATGAACTTGCCCGCCGCCGGGAGTCGGAGAAAAAGCTTCTGGAGGCTAAAAAGCAGGCTGAAGAAGCGAAGGAACAGGCCGAGGAGGCCAAAGAGCGAGCCGAGAAAATGGTACAGCTCAAAAACGCGTTTCTAGCAAACATGAGTCATGAGATCCGCACGCCTCTGACCTCGATCCTCGGGTTCGCCGGAGCAATCGGGGACGAGGTCGAGGCGCTCAAGAAGCAGTTTGGCGAGGCTGACTTTTCGCAACTAACCTATTTTTCCCGGCTGATCGAGAAGGGCGGGACGCGCCTCCTTGAGACCCTGGAGGGGGTGCTCAACCTGTCAAAGTTGGAGTCGGGCCAAATGGAGCTTTCCTCCGCGCCTGTTGATCTGTCGGGGCAAGCCTCTCAGGTAGCCCAGGAGTTCCGCGCAAAGGCCAACGAAAAAGAGCTTGAGCTAAAGATCCAGAAAGACAAGACGCCCCTTGAGGCTTGGGCCGATGAAGGCGGAGTCCAAATCGTTTTGCAGAACCTTATTTCCAATGCGATCAAGTACACCGAGCCTGGCGGGGAGGTATGTGTTCGGTCCTACCGCCAAAACGGGTCGGCGGTAATAGAAGTCGAAGATACCGGCATTGGCATGAAGCCGGAGGCCGCCGAAGATCTGTTCGAGCCGTTCCGGCAGGCCTCCAAGGGAATGAGCCGGAAGTACGAGGGAACTGGCGTAGGACTGGCAGTGACGCAAAAGGCCATAGAGCAGATGGACGGGAGCATTGAGGTAGAGACCCAAAAAGGAGAAGGGAGCTGCTTTGCTCTGCGCCTGCCTTTGACTGAAGAAAAACCTGCGCCTGCGTAG
- a CDS encoding FIST signal transduction protein yields MDVEQRQWKKETGWKTLGSKVDGEPDVVFVFGSTAHMESSDRLKEVRAIYPNATLVGGSTGGEIQGEQVLEDSVVTAGITFEATGVETTRAKLDNSSSSYVRGEEVAQSLCAPDLSHVFLLSDGVRVNGNALVDGAARHLPENVTVTGGLAADGDRFERTPLWLDRVLETPSVVGVGFYGNRLMVGHGSLGGWDPFGPRRRIEKSDGDVLYEFDNHTALELYERYLGPYAEDLPASGLRFPLAIQGPDQSHEIVRTVVGMDEDDQSVTFAGSVPEGSYARLMKANNERLIDGAIGAAESSRGDLGDTPADLALLVSCIGRKQVLKQRIEEEVEQATRKLGRGTSTVGFYAYGEIAPAPETQMCEMHNQTMTITTFAER; encoded by the coding sequence ATGGATGTCGAGCAGCGGCAATGGAAGAAGGAGACTGGATGGAAGACCCTTGGCAGCAAAGTCGATGGGGAGCCCGATGTCGTCTTTGTATTTGGCAGCACCGCCCACATGGAAAGCTCCGATCGGCTTAAAGAAGTCCGGGCTATCTATCCCAACGCAACTCTCGTTGGAGGCTCTACAGGTGGGGAGATTCAAGGCGAGCAAGTACTGGAAGACAGCGTGGTAACGGCCGGGATAACATTTGAAGCGACAGGCGTTGAGACCACGCGTGCAAAACTTGATAACAGCTCCAGTAGCTACGTCCGGGGAGAAGAAGTGGCCCAGTCGCTTTGCGCTCCGGACCTGTCTCACGTCTTTCTTTTGTCCGATGGGGTACGTGTCAATGGAAATGCTCTTGTCGATGGGGCGGCTCGTCACCTTCCAGAGAACGTAACGGTGACGGGGGGACTGGCCGCAGACGGAGATCGGTTCGAGCGCACACCCCTTTGGCTGGATCGCGTCTTAGAGACCCCAAGTGTCGTTGGCGTCGGCTTCTACGGGAACCGGCTCATGGTCGGTCACGGGTCGCTTGGAGGGTGGGACCCGTTCGGCCCGCGCCGCCGCATCGAAAAGTCAGATGGAGATGTCCTATATGAGTTTGACAATCATACTGCCCTGGAGCTCTATGAGCGCTACTTGGGGCCATACGCTGAGGACTTGCCTGCAAGCGGCCTACGGTTCCCTCTGGCGATTCAAGGCCCCGACCAATCTCATGAGATTGTGCGGACGGTCGTTGGCATGGATGAAGACGACCAGAGCGTGACCTTTGCAGGCAGCGTTCCGGAGGGGTCGTACGCCCGCCTGATGAAGGCGAACAACGAGCGTCTCATCGATGGCGCGATTGGGGCGGCAGAGTCGAGCCGTGGAGACCTGGGAGACACGCCCGCCGACCTTGCCTTGCTCGTCAGCTGCATCGGCCGAAAGCAAGTGCTAAAGCAGCGGATCGAAGAAGAGGTCGAGCAAGCAACCAGAAAGCTTGGGCGAGGCACAAGCACAGTGGGCTTCTACGCGTACGGGGAGATTGCCCCAGCGCCGGAGACTCAAATGTGCGAGATGCACAACCAGACGATGACGATAACAACGTTCGCCGAGCGGTAA
- a CDS encoding alpha/beta hydrolase, translated as MPLQGLAPAYDLAQRSAAPLLIGLLALCGLLPVAAQGQTVEQIDFELRNDSTVAAEKWTLQVPDNRSADSSRAVPLRFVRFESRAEKPGPPIIYLAGGPGGSGTRAARGERWALFDRLRDLANIIALDQRGTGLSDRVPGCESTYGMPPDSATTRAVYTRIHRKALRQCLSYWENEGVDIRGYTTWESAADIEAVRKAVGAEQVSLLGISYGTHLALAALKRYPGHVDRLVLASPEGLGQTVKLPARHDAFLGRVQEAINADSVANARYPDVRGLIRGVLDQIEADPPQFAITDNDTTFTRTLGRFEAQLMTGYMMSDPGGARYMLSVYARAAEGNYSGFERLLGWFGDPTVEMSGMSEAMDIASGISSSRLAQVQAQADTALAGDAMNFPMPHLRESISGIDLGTGFRAPVRSDRPTLLLSGTLDGRTFPAAHREIARHLPNGAIVTIENAGHNLFFSHPQVVPMIAEFFAGAPAEPRTLMAPRPAFRPRN; from the coding sequence ATGCCGCTTCAAGGCCTCGCTCCCGCTTATGACCTCGCGCAACGTTCCGCTGCGCCTCTCCTGATTGGGCTTCTCGCCCTGTGTGGACTTCTCCCCGTTGCTGCGCAGGGCCAGACCGTCGAACAGATCGACTTTGAACTCCGAAACGACTCGACAGTCGCTGCCGAAAAATGGACCCTCCAGGTGCCGGACAACCGCTCGGCCGACAGCAGCCGTGCGGTCCCCCTCCGGTTCGTCCGTTTCGAAAGCCGTGCCGAGAAGCCCGGCCCGCCGATCATTTACCTTGCCGGAGGGCCCGGCGGGTCCGGCACGAGGGCGGCCCGCGGGGAGCGGTGGGCCCTGTTCGACCGCCTGCGCGACCTCGCCAACATCATTGCCCTCGACCAGCGCGGCACCGGCCTCTCGGACAGGGTCCCCGGCTGCGAGTCCACGTACGGGATGCCTCCGGATTCAGCCACGACCCGCGCCGTCTACACGCGCATCCACCGGAAGGCCCTACGCCAATGCCTCTCGTACTGGGAGAACGAAGGCGTGGACATCCGCGGCTACACGACGTGGGAAAGCGCCGCCGACATCGAGGCGGTGCGGAAGGCCGTCGGCGCCGAGCAGGTGAGCCTTCTGGGCATCAGCTACGGCACGCACCTCGCCCTGGCGGCCCTCAAGCGTTACCCAGGCCACGTCGACCGCCTCGTCCTCGCCAGTCCGGAGGGCCTGGGCCAGACGGTGAAGCTACCGGCCCGGCACGACGCGTTCCTCGGGCGCGTGCAGGAGGCCATCAATGCCGACTCGGTCGCCAACGCCCGGTACCCCGACGTGCGCGGCCTGATCCGGGGCGTCCTCGATCAGATCGAGGCGGACCCGCCGCAGTTTGCCATCACCGACAATGACACGACGTTTACCCGCACGCTCGGCCGCTTCGAGGCGCAGCTCATGACCGGGTACATGATGAGCGACCCCGGTGGTGCGCGGTATATGCTCAGCGTATATGCACGCGCCGCCGAGGGCAACTACAGTGGCTTCGAGCGCCTCCTCGGCTGGTTCGGCGATCCGACGGTCGAGATGTCGGGGATGAGTGAGGCAATGGACATCGCCTCCGGGATCTCGTCGTCGCGCCTCGCCCAGGTCCAAGCCCAGGCCGACACCGCTCTGGCCGGCGACGCAATGAACTTTCCGATGCCCCACCTCCGCGAGTCCATTTCGGGCATCGACCTGGGCACGGGCTTTCGCGCCCCGGTCCGGTCGGACCGCCCGACCCTCTTGCTCTCCGGCACGCTCGACGGCCGAACGTTCCCTGCTGCCCACCGCGAGATTGCCCGACATCTGCCCAACGGCGCCATCGTGACAATTGAAAACGCCGGGCACAACCTGTTTTTCAGCCACCCGCAGGTCGTGCCGATGATTGCCGAGTTCTTTGCCGGTGCGCCAGCTGAGCCGCGTACGCTCATGGCCCCGCGGCCAGCGTTCCGACCCAGAAACTAA
- a CDS encoding type II toxin-antitoxin system death-on-curing family toxin, with protein sequence MRYLSVTEVLDLHRRLIETSGGSPGLRDRGALVSAVRQPQMQFGGEELHSSIAEKAAAIGFTLVQNHPFVDGNKRVGHASMEVFLRLNGWETVASVDEQERLILDVAGGTVSRDELTEWLSAHVERLQSPE encoded by the coding sequence GTGCGGTACCTGAGCGTCACTGAAGTTCTTGATCTCCATCGCCGCCTAATCGAAACGTCGGGAGGGAGTCCGGGACTTCGAGACCGGGGCGCTCTCGTCTCGGCCGTCCGCCAACCCCAAATGCAATTCGGCGGAGAAGAGCTACACTCCTCGATTGCTGAGAAAGCAGCGGCGATCGGGTTTACCCTGGTCCAGAACCACCCGTTTGTGGATGGAAACAAGCGGGTGGGCCACGCTTCGATGGAAGTATTCCTTAGGCTAAACGGCTGGGAGACCGTCGCTTCCGTGGATGAGCAGGAACGTCTTATCCTCGACGTAGCGGGGGGAACGGTCAGTCGGGACGAACTGACGGAGTGGCTTTCTGCTCACGTTGAACGCCTACAGTCTCCGGAGTAA
- a CDS encoding DNA-binding protein, producing the protein MKTLTIQLSDDTAGRLEALADQLGMSTEEVAQVSIDDQLKRLGRGYEEAAEEVLSKNAELYQRLS; encoded by the coding sequence ATGAAAACACTCACAATCCAGCTCTCCGACGACACCGCGGGCCGCCTGGAGGCTCTCGCTGATCAGCTCGGAATGTCCACAGAAGAGGTCGCGCAGGTAAGCATCGACGATCAACTCAAACGCTTGGGCCGCGGATACGAGGAGGCCGCCGAAGAGGTCTTGTCGAAGAATGCTGAACTCTACCAACGTCTTTCGTAA